From one bacterium genomic stretch:
- the cas2 gene encoding CRISPR-associated endonuclease Cas2, producing the protein MVKLNTLTKKVLLLLAGGLALGCTYHPGRQWKIIRSVNREWKKINEKELWREIRKLYRSRLVEKKENPDGSLTFVLSTKGKIKTLNFRFEKICLQRENWDKKWRLVIFDIPERLRQARDALREKLKQLGFYELQKSVFVFPYECEDEIDFVIEFFEMRQYVRTILAEKIDNELHLKKIFDLI; encoded by the coding sequence ATGGTTAAACTTAATACTTTAACGAAAAAAGTTTTACTTTTATTGGCTGGCGGATTAGCGCTTGGTTGTACTTATCATCCTGGCAGACAGTGGAAAATTATAAGGTCGGTTAATCGAGAATGGAAAAAAATTAATGAAAAAGAGCTTTGGCGCGAAATAAGGAAACTTTATCGTTCTAGGCTGGTGGAGAAGAAAGAAAATCCGGATGGCAGCCTTACTTTTGTTTTAAGCACGAAGGGGAAAATTAAAACCTTGAATTTCCGGTTTGAAAAAATTTGCTTGCAAAGGGAAAACTGGGATAAAAAATGGCGCTTGGTGATTTTTGATATCCCCGAGAGATTAAGGCAGGCAAGAGATGCTTTAAGGGAAAAGTTAAAACAACTTGGTTTTTACGAGCTCCAAAAAAGCGTTTTCGTTTTTCCTTATGAATGCGAAGACGAAATTGATTTTGTGATTGAATTTTTTGAGATGCGTCAATATGTCAGAACTATTTTGGCAGAGAAAATCGATAACGAGCTTCATCTGAAAAAAATATTTGACCTGATTTAA
- a CDS encoding aldehyde dehydrogenase family protein — MVKLTSTNPAKNYEIVGSINISTAEEIEKKVTAAQKVKTAWKKLGIAKRTKLLWPVHERLLKGRKEIRDIVIKETGKAKDDVESEMDRYAKTFRWFLENGEKSLADEITYEDGKSVHKIIYEPLGVTAVIIPWNQPYGMFVWGVIPNLIAGNPVILKHSEECPLTGRLIEKLVNDCRLPPGVFSEIYGDGRIGEMLLRQNIDLIWFTGSSKAGKAIYKIAADKFIKVVLEMGGSNPGIIFDDADVDKFIDKIYTKRFRNCGQTCDALKRLIVHRSLFDEVVEKIKRVVETKIVGDPENSKTDIGSLVAQRQLDLLEAQVNDAVKKGAKVITGGKRPMGLKGAYYLPTILTNIKRNMRVWQEETFGPVLAIVPFKTEKEAVELANDSKYGLGSLIFTKDSKRALRVASQIQSGTVEINNANHWLACNPFGGYKESGMGREHGKHGFQELTQIKVVSSEK; from the coding sequence ATGGTCAAACTTACTTCTACTAATCCCGCAAAAAATTACGAAATAGTCGGCTCGATCAATATTTCGACCGCAGAAGAAATAGAAAAGAAGGTTACCGCGGCGCAGAAAGTTAAAACCGCTTGGAAAAAATTGGGCATAGCCAAAAGAACCAAACTTCTATGGCCGGTTCATGAAAGATTATTGAAAGGAAGAAAAGAGATCCGGGATATTGTCATTAAAGAAACCGGTAAGGCAAAGGATGACGTTGAATCGGAAATGGACCGATATGCGAAAACCTTCCGCTGGTTCCTGGAAAACGGCGAAAAATCGTTGGCAGACGAAATAACTTATGAAGACGGTAAATCCGTTCATAAAATCATATATGAACCGCTTGGGGTAACAGCTGTCATTATCCCGTGGAATCAGCCTTACGGCATGTTTGTCTGGGGAGTAATTCCGAATTTAATCGCCGGCAACCCCGTCATTTTAAAACATTCGGAGGAATGTCCACTAACCGGAAGACTTATAGAAAAATTGGTTAATGATTGCCGTTTACCGCCAGGAGTTTTTTCTGAAATCTATGGCGACGGCAGAATTGGCGAGATGCTGCTCCGCCAAAACATTGATTTGATTTGGTTCACCGGCAGTTCTAAAGCGGGAAAAGCCATCTATAAAATCGCTGCCGATAAATTCATTAAAGTGGTTTTGGAAATGGGCGGTTCAAACCCGGGAATTATTTTTGACGACGCGGATGTTGATAAGTTCATTGATAAAATCTATACCAAAAGATTTAGGAACTGCGGGCAAACCTGCGACGCTTTGAAAAGACTGATTGTTCATCGGTCTTTGTTTGACGAGGTCGTGGAAAAGATAAAAAGGGTGGTAGAAACGAAAATCGTTGGCGATCCAGAAAATTCCAAAACGGACATCGGCAGCTTAGTGGCCCAAAGACAGCTGGATTTGTTGGAAGCGCAAGTTAACGACGCTGTCAAAAAAGGCGCCAAGGTTATCACCGGCGGCAAAAGGCCAATGGGGCTAAAGGGCGCTTATTATCTGCCGACCATTTTAACCAATATCAAACGTAACATGAGAGTTTGGCAGGAAGAAACTTTTGGTCCGGTTTTAGCGATCGTGCCGTTTAAAACGGAGAAAGAGGCGGTGGAATTGGCCAATGACAGTAAGTACGGTCTGGGCTCGCTGATATTTACCAAAGACAGCAAGAGGGCGCTCCGAGTGGCTTCGCAAATACAATCGGGGACGGTGGAAATCAACAATGCCAATCACTGGCTAGCCTGTAATCCCTTTGGGGGATATAAGGAATCCGGAATGGGACGCGAACACGGCAAGCACGGCTTCCAAGAGCTAACTCAAATCAAAGTTGTCTCATCGGAAAAATAA
- a CDS encoding YfcE family phosphodiesterase has translation MKIAIVSDSHDNLATIKKALAWINRNKITTLIHCGDVCAPGTLKEISKSFKGAIHLILGNIGPVGIAKDPFRIKELGIKNVKFYGKTGELKIDGKRLAFVHEPAVAEKLTRGKKYDLVFFGHTHQPWEKRMGECRLVNPGTLSGMFSKATFAVYDTETDKLELKLVERL, from the coding sequence ATGAAAATTGCCATTGTTTCTGACAGCCACGACAACTTAGCGACTATTAAAAAAGCTCTTGCTTGGATAAACCGCAACAAAATCACAACGCTGATTCACTGCGGCGATGTTTGCGCTCCCGGAACGCTCAAAGAAATAAGCAAATCGTTTAAGGGCGCGATTCATCTAATTTTGGGCAATATCGGCCCGGTGGGAATCGCAAAAGACCCTTTCAGAATAAAAGAGCTCGGCATAAAAAACGTGAAGTTCTACGGCAAGACCGGCGAGCTGAAAATCGACGGCAAAAGATTGGCTTTCGTTCATGAGCCGGCAGTCGCGGAAAAATTGACCCGAGGCAAGAAATATGATTTAGTTTTCTTTGGCCACACTCACCAACCCTGGGAGAAAAGGATGGGAGAGTGCCGCCTAGTCAATCCGGGAACTTTATCTGGAATGTTCAGCAAAGCCACTTTTGCAGTTTATGATACTGAAACCGATAAATTGGAATTAAAATTGGTGGAAAGATTATAG
- a CDS encoding HDIG domain-containing protein — MTIPKEVKKVILSLEKAGFKAYVVGGCTRDFLQDIEPNDWDIATSARPEEIQKIFPDNFYENAFLTVTILTKNRNPRLKEIEITTFRSEAKYTDKRHPDEIRFAKTLKEDLARRDFTINAIALKIPDTRYPPSPKLRRAGKILDTKYSVNDPFNGQKDLKDRIIRAVGDPNERFNEDALRLMRAARLATALNFKIEPKTKQAIIKNASLLKLISKERIRDEFIKTIMTAEAAKGIELLHELGLLEFVAPELEEGINVSQNKHHTYNCWDHNVLSLDYAAKKGFGLEVRLASLFHDIGKPRAKRGQGPNATFYNHEVIGARMAQEILERLKFPRELAGKIVLLVRYHLFYYNVGEVGESSVRRLVRNVGLENFQQLLEVRMSDRIGSGVPKAEPYKLRHLKYMAEKVSQDPLSAKMLKVDGNDVMEALKIKPGPKVGQVLSVLLELVIEDPKNNKKDYLKKEISRLGALSDKELGRLAEKAEREVQDIEQKKDEMTKEKYWVT; from the coding sequence ATGACAATTCCCAAAGAAGTAAAAAAGGTGATTTTGAGCCTAGAAAAAGCCGGATTTAAGGCTTATGTTGTCGGCGGTTGCACCAGGGATTTTTTGCAGGATATCGAGCCCAATGATTGGGATATTGCCACTTCAGCCCGTCCAGAGGAAATTCAGAAGATCTTCCCTGACAATTTTTACGAAAACGCTTTTTTGACGGTTACGATTCTGACAAAAAACAGGAACCCGCGGCTTAAAGAGATCGAGATCACTACTTTTAGATCTGAAGCCAAGTATACGGATAAAAGGCATCCCGACGAGATTAGATTCGCCAAGACTTTAAAAGAGGATTTGGCGAGAAGGGACTTTACTATCAACGCCATCGCCCTGAAAATACCAGATACTAGATACCCTCCTTCGCCAAAGCTTCGGAGGGCAGGCAAGATACTAGATACTAAATACTCGGTTAATGATCCCTTTAACGGACAAAAGGATTTAAAAGATAGAATTATTAGGGCGGTCGGCGACCCGAACGAAAGGTTTAATGAAGACGCTTTGCGCCTGATGAGAGCGGCCCGGTTGGCAACGGCTTTGAACTTTAAGATCGAACCGAAAACCAAGCAGGCGATTATCAAGAATGCCAGCTTACTGAAACTAATTTCTAAAGAGAGAATCCGCGACGAGTTTATCAAGACGATTATGACCGCAGAAGCGGCCAAAGGAATAGAACTTCTCCACGAACTCGGGCTTTTAGAGTTCGTGGCGCCGGAACTGGAAGAGGGCATCAACGTCAGCCAAAACAAACATCACACCTATAACTGCTGGGACCACAACGTTCTTTCCCTGGATTATGCGGCCAAGAAAGGATTCGGCCTTGAAGTTAGGCTGGCCAGCCTGTTTCACGACATCGGCAAGCCTCGCGCCAAACGCGGCCAAGGGCCCAACGCCACTTTCTACAACCATGAAGTTATCGGCGCGAGAATGGCCCAAGAAATTCTAGAGCGCCTGAAATTTCCCCGAGAACTGGCAGGAAAAATCGTTCTCCTGGTCAGATACCACCTTTTCTACTACAACGTCGGCGAGGTCGGCGAGAGCTCGGTTAGACGCCTGGTCAGAAACGTCGGTCTGGAGAATTTTCAGCAATTGCTTGAGGTGAGAATGTCAGATAGAATCGGATCAGGAGTTCCCAAAGCCGAGCCTTATAAGCTGCGACATTTGAAGTATATGGCAGAAAAGGTGTCCCAAGATCCCCTGTCTGCCAAGATGCTTAAAGTTGACGGCAACGACGTTATGGAGGCCCTAAAGATTAAGCCTGGACCTAAGGTTGGCCAGGTTCTATCCGTGCTCTTGGAATTAGTGATCGAAGATCCCAAGAACAACAAAAAGGATTATTTGAAAAAAGAAATCAGTCGGTTGGGCGCTTTATCCGATAAAGAATTGGGGCGGCTGGCAGAGAAGGCGGAAAGAGAAGTTCAGGATATAGAGCAGAAAAAAGACGAGATGACGAAAGAGAAATATTGGGTCACATAA
- a CDS encoding helix-turn-helix transcriptional regulator has protein sequence MRSEIKKFGKRIREIRLKKKMSQGDVAEILGVHRTYISSMERGLRNPSLLTIKKFAQAFGIKTKDMLNF, from the coding sequence ATGCGCAGCGAGATTAAAAAATTCGGCAAGAGAATTAGGGAAATTCGCTTGAAGAAGAAGATGTCGCAAGGCGATGTGGCAGAGATTTTAGGAGTTCACCGAACATATATTAGTAGTATGGAAAGAGGCTTGAGAAATCCATCTCTTTTGACGATTAAGAAATTTGCTCAGGCGTTCGGTATAAAAACAAAAGATATGCTTAATTTTTGA